The candidate division KSB1 bacterium genome has a segment encoding these proteins:
- a CDS encoding SAM-dependent methyltransferase, producing MEKQIKSKQRVADYGEVLTPPHIVEAMLDLVKQETERIDSRFLEPACGTGNFLVEVLRHKLQVVEKRYRKSQLDYERYAVLAISSLYGIDILADNAEECRQRLFQTFDAAYTALFGEKTKAACRKSVRYLLERNIIYGDALSLKTVGENPQPIIFSEWSLVNGSLMKQRDFAFHALVSQASMRELPLFSDLGEEVFIPKPVNEYPPVHFLELAHAFADEL from the coding sequence GTGGAAAAGCAAATAAAATCGAAACAACGTGTTGCCGACTACGGCGAGGTGCTGACCCCGCCGCATATCGTGGAGGCCATGCTCGATTTGGTGAAACAGGAAACCGAGCGGATTGACTCGCGCTTCCTGGAACCCGCCTGCGGTACGGGCAACTTCCTCGTCGAAGTCCTGCGGCACAAACTGCAAGTGGTGGAAAAACGTTACCGCAAAAGCCAACTGGACTACGAGCGTTACGCCGTGCTGGCTATCTCTTCCCTCTATGGCATTGACATTCTGGCGGATAACGCCGAAGAATGCCGCCAGCGTCTTTTCCAGACGTTCGACGCCGCCTACACCGCCCTCTTTGGCGAGAAAACCAAAGCCGCCTGCCGTAAGAGCGTGCGCTATCTCCTCGAGCGCAACATTATCTACGGCGACGCGCTTTCGCTGAAGACCGTCGGCGAAAACCCGCAGCCGATTATCTTTTCGGAATGGTCGCTGGTCAACGGCAGCCTGATGAAGCAGCGCGATTTTGCCTTTCATGCACTCGTAAGCCAGGCATCCATGCGCGAACTGCCGCTGTTTTCCGATTTGGGGGAGGAAGTGTTCATTCCTAAGCCGGTCAACGAGTACCCGCCGGTGCATTTTCTGGAGTTAGCCCATGCGTTCGCTGACGAGTTATAA